A single Drosophila ananassae strain 14024-0371.13 chromosome 3L, ASM1763931v2, whole genome shotgun sequence DNA region contains:
- the LOC6496239 gene encoding myc box-dependent-interacting protein 1 isoform X6 translates to MLAKSVQKHAGRAKEKILQNLGKVDRTADEIFDDHLNNFNRQQASANKLQKEFNNYIRCVRAAQAASKTLMDAVCEIYEPQWSGYDALQAQTGASESLWADFAHKLGDQVLIPLNTYTGQFPEMKKKVEKRNRKLIDYDGQRHSFQNLQANANKRKDDVKLTKGREQLEEARRTYEILNTELHDELPALYDSRILFLVTNLQTLFATEQVFHNETSKIYSELEAIVDKLATESQRGSNTLRKQTSNAIKTSSPVQSPVNKLNNANINSSNYQNQITTNGGGSSLANSPTSTNSSLQEPRFDSVSSTPEPTPDSPAAPSSPTENGGGSGGGATAKPVERPELTGLNGSSGKATTTTQTSPTEESTAKAVAAVVADTGAGDLTVPPTTTPQVNGNNNDPPAHPVAGAKEGGKQPKELPTSNSNAEAAAEAAANNGNSIEEHKQKKLDANTADLPAGVLYRVKATYGYVKEDVDELSFEIGDIIRVIEYDDPEDQFFVTNLQEEGWLMGQKEGTTEKGLFPANFTRPI, encoded by the exons ATTCTACAAAACTTGGGAAAAGTGGATCGCACCGCAGATGAAATCTTCGACGATCACCTGAACAACTTCAACCGCCAGCAGGCGAGTGCCAACAAACTACAAAAGGAGTTcaacaactatatacgatgtGTTCGCG CCGCACAAGCCGCCTCCAAGACTCTGATGGACGCCGTTTGCGAAATTTATGAGCCACAATGGAGCGGATACGATGCCCTTCAAGCACAAACCGGCGCCTCGGAGAGCCTGTGGGCGGACTTTGCCCACAAGCTGGGGGACCAAGTGCTCATTCCCCTCAACACATACACTGGACAGTTTCCAGAAATGAAG aaaaaagtggAGAAGCGCAATCGGAAGCTGATTGATTACGATGGACAGCGTCACTCGTTCCAGAATCTGCAAGCCAATGCCAACAAGCGCAAAGATGATGTCAAG CTAACCAAAGGACGTGAACAGCTGGAGGAGGCCAGACGCACTTATGAGATTCTGAACACGGAACTGCACGATGAACTGCCTGCTTTGTACGATTCGAGAATACTGTTTTTGGTTACCAACTTGCAGACCCTTTTCGCCACAGAACAGGTCTTCCACAATGAAACCTCCAAG ATCTACTCGGAACTAGAGGCTATTGTCGATAAACTGGCCACAGAATCACAGCGCGGATCGAATACCCTAAGGAAACAAACTA GCAATGCCATCAAGACATCCAGTCCAGTGCAGTCGCCGGTCAACAAGCTCAACAACGccaacatcaacagcagcaactACCAGAATCAGATTACCACAAACGGTGGCGGCTCCAGTCTGGCCAACAGCC CCACATCCACCAACTCTTCGCTGCAAGAGCCGAGATTTGATTCAGTTTCTTCAACACCAGAACCGACCCCCGATTCCCCGGCAGCGCCCAGCAGTCCCACGGAAAACggtggtggtagtggtggtggtgccacCGCAAAGCCAGTGGAGCGTCCCGAGCTGACAGGTCTGAATGGGTCGAGTGGCAAggcaaccaccaccacccagaCCTCACCGACGGAGGAGTCAACCGCAAAGGCGGTAGCGGCAGTGGTGGCGGATACCGGAGCTGGGGACTTGACAGtaccacccaccaccaccccccaaGTCAATGGCAACAACAATGATCCACCTGCCCACCCGGTGGCAGGTGCAAAGGAAGGTGGCAAGCAACCAAAGGAACTGCcgaccagcaacagcaatgcCGAGGCAGCGGCCGAGGCGGCTGCCAACAATGGCAACTCGATCGAGGAGCACAAGCAGAAGAAACTAG ATGCCAACACTGCTGACCTGCCGGCCGGCGTGCTCTACCGCGTCAAGGCCACCTACGGCTACGTCAAGGAGGATGTGGACGAGCTGAGCTTCGAGATCGGTGACATAATTCGGGTTATCGAGTACGACGATCCAGAGGATCAG TTCTTTGTTACCAACTTGCAGGAGGAGGGCTGGCTGATGGGTCAGAAGGAGGGCACCACCGAGAAGGGACTCTTCCCCGCCAACTTTACGCGTCCCATCTGA
- the LOC6496239 gene encoding myc box-dependent-interacting protein 1 isoform X8 encodes MSENKGIMLAKSVQKHAGRAKEKILQNLGKVDRTADEIFDDHLNNFNRQQASANKLQKEFNNYIRCVRAAQAASKTLMDAVCEIYEPQWSGYDALQAQTGASESLWADFAHKLGDQVLIPLNTYTGQFPEMKKKVEKRNRKLIDYDGQRHSFQNLQANANKRKDDVKLTKGREQLEEARRTYEILNTELHDELPALYDSRILFLVTNLQTLFATEQVFHNETSKIYSELEAIVDKLATESQRGSNTLRKQTSNAIKTSSPVQSPVNKLNNANINSSNYQNQITTNGGGSSLANSQPTPDSPAAPSSPTENGGGSGGGATAKPVERPELTGLNGSSGKATTTTQTSPTEESTAKAVAAVVADTGAGDLTVPPTTTPQVNGNNNDPPAHPVAGAKEGGKQPKELPTSNSNAEAAAEAAANNGNSIEEHKQKKLDANTADLPAGVLYRVKATYGYVKEDVDELSFEIGDIIRVIEYDDPEDQEEGWLMGQKEGTTEKGLFPANFTRPI; translated from the exons ATTCTACAAAACTTGGGAAAAGTGGATCGCACCGCAGATGAAATCTTCGACGATCACCTGAACAACTTCAACCGCCAGCAGGCGAGTGCCAACAAACTACAAAAGGAGTTcaacaactatatacgatgtGTTCGCG CCGCACAAGCCGCCTCCAAGACTCTGATGGACGCCGTTTGCGAAATTTATGAGCCACAATGGAGCGGATACGATGCCCTTCAAGCACAAACCGGCGCCTCGGAGAGCCTGTGGGCGGACTTTGCCCACAAGCTGGGGGACCAAGTGCTCATTCCCCTCAACACATACACTGGACAGTTTCCAGAAATGAAG aaaaaagtggAGAAGCGCAATCGGAAGCTGATTGATTACGATGGACAGCGTCACTCGTTCCAGAATCTGCAAGCCAATGCCAACAAGCGCAAAGATGATGTCAAG CTAACCAAAGGACGTGAACAGCTGGAGGAGGCCAGACGCACTTATGAGATTCTGAACACGGAACTGCACGATGAACTGCCTGCTTTGTACGATTCGAGAATACTGTTTTTGGTTACCAACTTGCAGACCCTTTTCGCCACAGAACAGGTCTTCCACAATGAAACCTCCAAG ATCTACTCGGAACTAGAGGCTATTGTCGATAAACTGGCCACAGAATCACAGCGCGGATCGAATACCCTAAGGAAACAAACTA GCAATGCCATCAAGACATCCAGTCCAGTGCAGTCGCCGGTCAACAAGCTCAACAACGccaacatcaacagcagcaactACCAGAATCAGATTACCACAAACGGTGGCGGCTCCAGTCTGGCCAACAGCC AACCGACCCCCGATTCCCCGGCAGCGCCCAGCAGTCCCACGGAAAACggtggtggtagtggtggtggtgccacCGCAAAGCCAGTGGAGCGTCCCGAGCTGACAGGTCTGAATGGGTCGAGTGGCAAggcaaccaccaccacccagaCCTCACCGACGGAGGAGTCAACCGCAAAGGCGGTAGCGGCAGTGGTGGCGGATACCGGAGCTGGGGACTTGACAGtaccacccaccaccaccccccaaGTCAATGGCAACAACAATGATCCACCTGCCCACCCGGTGGCAGGTGCAAAGGAAGGTGGCAAGCAACCAAAGGAACTGCcgaccagcaacagcaatgcCGAGGCAGCGGCCGAGGCGGCTGCCAACAATGGCAACTCGATCGAGGAGCACAAGCAGAAGAAACTAG ATGCCAACACTGCTGACCTGCCGGCCGGCGTGCTCTACCGCGTCAAGGCCACCTACGGCTACGTCAAGGAGGATGTGGACGAGCTGAGCTTCGAGATCGGTGACATAATTCGGGTTATCGAGTACGACGATCCAGAGGATCAG GAGGAGGGCTGGCTGATGGGTCAGAAGGAGGGCACCACCGAGAAGGGACTCTTCCCCGCCAACTTTACGCGTCCCATCTGA
- the LOC6496239 gene encoding amphiphysin isoform X9: protein MSENKGIMLAKSVQKHAGRAKEKILQNLGKVDRTADEIFDDHLNNFNRQQASANKLQKEFNNYIRCVRAAQAASKTLMDAVCEIYEPQWSGYDALQAQTGASESLWADFAHKLGDQVLIPLNTYTGQFPEMKKKVEKRNRKLIDYDGQRHSFQNLQANANKRKDDVKLTKGREQLEEARRTYEILNTELHDELPALYDSRILFLVTNLQTLFATEQVFHNETSKIYSELEAIVDKLATESQRGSNTLRKQTSNAIKTSSPVQSPVNKLNNANINSSNYQNQITTNGGGSSLANSHANTADLPAGVLYRVKATYGYVKEDVDELSFEIGDIIRVIEYDDPEDQFFVTNLQEEGWLMGQKEGTTEKGLFPANFTRPI from the exons ATTCTACAAAACTTGGGAAAAGTGGATCGCACCGCAGATGAAATCTTCGACGATCACCTGAACAACTTCAACCGCCAGCAGGCGAGTGCCAACAAACTACAAAAGGAGTTcaacaactatatacgatgtGTTCGCG CCGCACAAGCCGCCTCCAAGACTCTGATGGACGCCGTTTGCGAAATTTATGAGCCACAATGGAGCGGATACGATGCCCTTCAAGCACAAACCGGCGCCTCGGAGAGCCTGTGGGCGGACTTTGCCCACAAGCTGGGGGACCAAGTGCTCATTCCCCTCAACACATACACTGGACAGTTTCCAGAAATGAAG aaaaaagtggAGAAGCGCAATCGGAAGCTGATTGATTACGATGGACAGCGTCACTCGTTCCAGAATCTGCAAGCCAATGCCAACAAGCGCAAAGATGATGTCAAG CTAACCAAAGGACGTGAACAGCTGGAGGAGGCCAGACGCACTTATGAGATTCTGAACACGGAACTGCACGATGAACTGCCTGCTTTGTACGATTCGAGAATACTGTTTTTGGTTACCAACTTGCAGACCCTTTTCGCCACAGAACAGGTCTTCCACAATGAAACCTCCAAG ATCTACTCGGAACTAGAGGCTATTGTCGATAAACTGGCCACAGAATCACAGCGCGGATCGAATACCCTAAGGAAACAAACTA GCAATGCCATCAAGACATCCAGTCCAGTGCAGTCGCCGGTCAACAAGCTCAACAACGccaacatcaacagcagcaactACCAGAATCAGATTACCACAAACGGTGGCGGCTCCAGTCTGGCCAACAGCC ATGCCAACACTGCTGACCTGCCGGCCGGCGTGCTCTACCGCGTCAAGGCCACCTACGGCTACGTCAAGGAGGATGTGGACGAGCTGAGCTTCGAGATCGGTGACATAATTCGGGTTATCGAGTACGACGATCCAGAGGATCAG TTCTTTGTTACCAACTTGCAGGAGGAGGGCTGGCTGATGGGTCAGAAGGAGGGCACCACCGAGAAGGGACTCTTCCCCGCCAACTTTACGCGTCCCATCTGA
- the LOC6496239 gene encoding myc box-dependent-interacting protein 1 isoform X7, protein MLAKSVQKHAGRAKEKILQNLGKVDRTADEIFDDHLNNFNRQQASANKLQKEFNNYIRCVRAAQAASKTLMDAVCEIYEPQWSGYDALQAQTGASESLWADFAHKLGDQVLIPLNTYTGQFPEMKKKVEKRNRKLIDYDGQRHSFQNLQANANKRKDDVKLTKGREQLEEARRTYEILNTELHDELPALYDSRILFLVTNLQTLFATEQVFHNETSKIYSELEAIVDKLATESQRGSNTLRKQTSNAIKTSSPVQSPVNKLNNANINSSNYQNQITTNGGGSSLANSPTSTNSSLQEPRFDSVSSTPEPTPDSPAAPSSPTENGGGSGGGATAKPVERPELTGLNGSSGKATTTTQTSPTEESTAKAVAAVVADTGAGDLTVPPTTTPQVNGNNNDPPAHPVAGAKEGGKQPKELPTSNSNAEAAAEAAANNGNSIEEHKQKKLDANTADLPAGVLYRVKATYGYVKEDVDELSFEIGDIIRVIEYDDPEDQEEGWLMGQKEGTTEKGLFPANFTRPI, encoded by the exons ATTCTACAAAACTTGGGAAAAGTGGATCGCACCGCAGATGAAATCTTCGACGATCACCTGAACAACTTCAACCGCCAGCAGGCGAGTGCCAACAAACTACAAAAGGAGTTcaacaactatatacgatgtGTTCGCG CCGCACAAGCCGCCTCCAAGACTCTGATGGACGCCGTTTGCGAAATTTATGAGCCACAATGGAGCGGATACGATGCCCTTCAAGCACAAACCGGCGCCTCGGAGAGCCTGTGGGCGGACTTTGCCCACAAGCTGGGGGACCAAGTGCTCATTCCCCTCAACACATACACTGGACAGTTTCCAGAAATGAAG aaaaaagtggAGAAGCGCAATCGGAAGCTGATTGATTACGATGGACAGCGTCACTCGTTCCAGAATCTGCAAGCCAATGCCAACAAGCGCAAAGATGATGTCAAG CTAACCAAAGGACGTGAACAGCTGGAGGAGGCCAGACGCACTTATGAGATTCTGAACACGGAACTGCACGATGAACTGCCTGCTTTGTACGATTCGAGAATACTGTTTTTGGTTACCAACTTGCAGACCCTTTTCGCCACAGAACAGGTCTTCCACAATGAAACCTCCAAG ATCTACTCGGAACTAGAGGCTATTGTCGATAAACTGGCCACAGAATCACAGCGCGGATCGAATACCCTAAGGAAACAAACTA GCAATGCCATCAAGACATCCAGTCCAGTGCAGTCGCCGGTCAACAAGCTCAACAACGccaacatcaacagcagcaactACCAGAATCAGATTACCACAAACGGTGGCGGCTCCAGTCTGGCCAACAGCC CCACATCCACCAACTCTTCGCTGCAAGAGCCGAGATTTGATTCAGTTTCTTCAACACCAGAACCGACCCCCGATTCCCCGGCAGCGCCCAGCAGTCCCACGGAAAACggtggtggtagtggtggtggtgccacCGCAAAGCCAGTGGAGCGTCCCGAGCTGACAGGTCTGAATGGGTCGAGTGGCAAggcaaccaccaccacccagaCCTCACCGACGGAGGAGTCAACCGCAAAGGCGGTAGCGGCAGTGGTGGCGGATACCGGAGCTGGGGACTTGACAGtaccacccaccaccaccccccaaGTCAATGGCAACAACAATGATCCACCTGCCCACCCGGTGGCAGGTGCAAAGGAAGGTGGCAAGCAACCAAAGGAACTGCcgaccagcaacagcaatgcCGAGGCAGCGGCCGAGGCGGCTGCCAACAATGGCAACTCGATCGAGGAGCACAAGCAGAAGAAACTAG ATGCCAACACTGCTGACCTGCCGGCCGGCGTGCTCTACCGCGTCAAGGCCACCTACGGCTACGTCAAGGAGGATGTGGACGAGCTGAGCTTCGAGATCGGTGACATAATTCGGGTTATCGAGTACGACGATCCAGAGGATCAG GAGGAGGGCTGGCTGATGGGTCAGAAGGAGGGCACCACCGAGAAGGGACTCTTCCCCGCCAACTTTACGCGTCCCATCTGA
- the LOC6496239 gene encoding myc box-dependent-interacting protein 1 isoform X10, with amino-acid sequence MLAKSVQKHAGRAKEKILQNLGKVDRTADEIFDDHLNNFNRQQASANKLQKEFNNYIRCVRAAQAASKTLMDAVCEIYEPQWSGYDALQAQTGASESLWADFAHKLGDQVLIPLNTYTGQFPEMKKKVEKRNRKLIDYDGQRHSFQNLQANANKRKDDVKLTKGREQLEEARRTYEILNTELHDELPALYDSRILFLVTNLQTLFATEQVFHNETSKIYSELEAIVDKLATESQRGSNTLRKQTSNAIKTSSPVQSPVNKLNNANINSSNYQNQITTNGGGSSLANSHANTADLPAGVLYRVKATYGYVKEDVDELSFEIGDIIRVIEYDDPEDQEEGWLMGQKEGTTEKGLFPANFTRPI; translated from the exons ATTCTACAAAACTTGGGAAAAGTGGATCGCACCGCAGATGAAATCTTCGACGATCACCTGAACAACTTCAACCGCCAGCAGGCGAGTGCCAACAAACTACAAAAGGAGTTcaacaactatatacgatgtGTTCGCG CCGCACAAGCCGCCTCCAAGACTCTGATGGACGCCGTTTGCGAAATTTATGAGCCACAATGGAGCGGATACGATGCCCTTCAAGCACAAACCGGCGCCTCGGAGAGCCTGTGGGCGGACTTTGCCCACAAGCTGGGGGACCAAGTGCTCATTCCCCTCAACACATACACTGGACAGTTTCCAGAAATGAAG aaaaaagtggAGAAGCGCAATCGGAAGCTGATTGATTACGATGGACAGCGTCACTCGTTCCAGAATCTGCAAGCCAATGCCAACAAGCGCAAAGATGATGTCAAG CTAACCAAAGGACGTGAACAGCTGGAGGAGGCCAGACGCACTTATGAGATTCTGAACACGGAACTGCACGATGAACTGCCTGCTTTGTACGATTCGAGAATACTGTTTTTGGTTACCAACTTGCAGACCCTTTTCGCCACAGAACAGGTCTTCCACAATGAAACCTCCAAG ATCTACTCGGAACTAGAGGCTATTGTCGATAAACTGGCCACAGAATCACAGCGCGGATCGAATACCCTAAGGAAACAAACTA GCAATGCCATCAAGACATCCAGTCCAGTGCAGTCGCCGGTCAACAAGCTCAACAACGccaacatcaacagcagcaactACCAGAATCAGATTACCACAAACGGTGGCGGCTCCAGTCTGGCCAACAGCC ATGCCAACACTGCTGACCTGCCGGCCGGCGTGCTCTACCGCGTCAAGGCCACCTACGGCTACGTCAAGGAGGATGTGGACGAGCTGAGCTTCGAGATCGGTGACATAATTCGGGTTATCGAGTACGACGATCCAGAGGATCAG GAGGAGGGCTGGCTGATGGGTCAGAAGGAGGGCACCACCGAGAAGGGACTCTTCCCCGCCAACTTTACGCGTCCCATCTGA
- the LOC6496239 gene encoding bridging integrator 2 isoform X3 — MLAKSVQKHAGRAKEKILQNLGKVDRTADEIFDDHLNNFNRQQASANKLQKEFNNYIRCVRAAQAASKTLMDAVCEIYEPQWSGYDALQAQTGASESLWADFAHKLGDQVLIPLNTYTGQFPEMKKKVEKRNRKLIDYDGQRHSFQNLQANANKRKDDVKLTKGREQLEEARRTYEILNTELHDELPALYDSRILFLVTNLQTLFATEQVFHNETSKIYSELEAIVDKLATESQRGSNTLRKQTSNAIKTSSPVQSPVNKLNNANINSSNYQNQITTNGGGSSLANSQPTPDSPAAPSSPTENGGGSGGGATAKPVERPELTGLNGSSGKATTTTQTSPTEESTAKAVAAVVADTGAGDLTVPPTTTPQVNGNNNDPPAHPVAGAKEGGKQPKELPTSNSNAEAAAEAAANNGNSIEEHKQKKLGNDTKTETLRISDPKDTTTDTVTQHLVTSTNTDTDTDTDTDKLDATKSDTDTITKTSQSTVTNTSQSIRPIVNRHSGNKANKNPFEEDDDRIYEVPADANTADLPAGVLYRVKATYGYVKEDVDELSFEIGDIIRVIEYDDPEDQFFVTNLQEEGWLMGQKEGTTEKGLFPANFTRPI; from the exons ATTCTACAAAACTTGGGAAAAGTGGATCGCACCGCAGATGAAATCTTCGACGATCACCTGAACAACTTCAACCGCCAGCAGGCGAGTGCCAACAAACTACAAAAGGAGTTcaacaactatatacgatgtGTTCGCG CCGCACAAGCCGCCTCCAAGACTCTGATGGACGCCGTTTGCGAAATTTATGAGCCACAATGGAGCGGATACGATGCCCTTCAAGCACAAACCGGCGCCTCGGAGAGCCTGTGGGCGGACTTTGCCCACAAGCTGGGGGACCAAGTGCTCATTCCCCTCAACACATACACTGGACAGTTTCCAGAAATGAAG aaaaaagtggAGAAGCGCAATCGGAAGCTGATTGATTACGATGGACAGCGTCACTCGTTCCAGAATCTGCAAGCCAATGCCAACAAGCGCAAAGATGATGTCAAG CTAACCAAAGGACGTGAACAGCTGGAGGAGGCCAGACGCACTTATGAGATTCTGAACACGGAACTGCACGATGAACTGCCTGCTTTGTACGATTCGAGAATACTGTTTTTGGTTACCAACTTGCAGACCCTTTTCGCCACAGAACAGGTCTTCCACAATGAAACCTCCAAG ATCTACTCGGAACTAGAGGCTATTGTCGATAAACTGGCCACAGAATCACAGCGCGGATCGAATACCCTAAGGAAACAAACTA GCAATGCCATCAAGACATCCAGTCCAGTGCAGTCGCCGGTCAACAAGCTCAACAACGccaacatcaacagcagcaactACCAGAATCAGATTACCACAAACGGTGGCGGCTCCAGTCTGGCCAACAGCC AACCGACCCCCGATTCCCCGGCAGCGCCCAGCAGTCCCACGGAAAACggtggtggtagtggtggtggtgccacCGCAAAGCCAGTGGAGCGTCCCGAGCTGACAGGTCTGAATGGGTCGAGTGGCAAggcaaccaccaccacccagaCCTCACCGACGGAGGAGTCAACCGCAAAGGCGGTAGCGGCAGTGGTGGCGGATACCGGAGCTGGGGACTTGACAGtaccacccaccaccaccccccaaGTCAATGGCAACAACAATGATCCACCTGCCCACCCGGTGGCAGGTGCAAAGGAAGGTGGCAAGCAACCAAAGGAACTGCcgaccagcaacagcaatgcCGAGGCAGCGGCCGAGGCGGCTGCCAACAATGGCAACTCGATCGAGGAGCACAAGCAGAAGAAACTAGGTAATGACACCAAAACTGAAACACTCAGAATATCAGATCCAAAAGATACAACCACCGATACAGTCACCCAGCACTTAGTTACATCTACCAATACCGATACAGATAccgatacagatacagataaaTTAGACGCAACCAagtcagatacagatactatTACCAAGACCAGTCAGAGCACAGTCACAAATACCAGTCAGAGCATTAGACCCATAGTTAATAGGCACAGCGGTAATAAGGCTAATAAGAATCCGTTCGAGGAAGACGACGATCGCATCTACGAGGTGCCCGCTG ATGCCAACACTGCTGACCTGCCGGCCGGCGTGCTCTACCGCGTCAAGGCCACCTACGGCTACGTCAAGGAGGATGTGGACGAGCTGAGCTTCGAGATCGGTGACATAATTCGGGTTATCGAGTACGACGATCCAGAGGATCAG TTCTTTGTTACCAACTTGCAGGAGGAGGGCTGGCTGATGGGTCAGAAGGAGGGCACCACCGAGAAGGGACTCTTCCCCGCCAACTTTACGCGTCCCATCTGA
- the LOC6496239 gene encoding bridging integrator 2 isoform X2 translates to MLAKSVQKHAGRAKEKILQNLGKVDRTADEIFDDHLNNFNRQQASANKLQKEFNNYIRCVRAAQAASKTLMDAVCEIYEPQWSGYDALQAQTGASESLWADFAHKLGDQVLIPLNTYTGQFPEMKKKVEKRNRKLIDYDGQRHSFQNLQANANKRKDDVKLTKGREQLEEARRTYEILNTELHDELPALYDSRILFLVTNLQTLFATEQVFHNETSKIYSELEAIVDKLATESQRGSNTLRKQTSNAIKTSSPVQSPVNKLNNANINSSNYQNQITTNGGGSSLANSPTSTNSSLQEPRFDSVSSTPEPTPDSPAAPSSPTENGGGSGGGATAKPVERPELTGLNGSSGKATTTTQTSPTEESTAKAVAAVVADTGAGDLTVPPTTTPQVNGNNNDPPAHPVAGAKEGGKQPKELPTSNSNAEAAAEAAANNGNSIEEHKQKKLGNDTKTETLRISDPKDTTTDTVTQHLVTSTNTDTDTDTDTDKLDATKSDTDTITKTSQSTVTNTSQSIRPIVNRHSGNKANKNPFEEDDDRIYEVPADANTADLPAGVLYRVKATYGYVKEDVDELSFEIGDIIRVIEYDDPEDQFFVTNLQEEGWLMGQKEGTTEKGLFPANFTRPI, encoded by the exons ATTCTACAAAACTTGGGAAAAGTGGATCGCACCGCAGATGAAATCTTCGACGATCACCTGAACAACTTCAACCGCCAGCAGGCGAGTGCCAACAAACTACAAAAGGAGTTcaacaactatatacgatgtGTTCGCG CCGCACAAGCCGCCTCCAAGACTCTGATGGACGCCGTTTGCGAAATTTATGAGCCACAATGGAGCGGATACGATGCCCTTCAAGCACAAACCGGCGCCTCGGAGAGCCTGTGGGCGGACTTTGCCCACAAGCTGGGGGACCAAGTGCTCATTCCCCTCAACACATACACTGGACAGTTTCCAGAAATGAAG aaaaaagtggAGAAGCGCAATCGGAAGCTGATTGATTACGATGGACAGCGTCACTCGTTCCAGAATCTGCAAGCCAATGCCAACAAGCGCAAAGATGATGTCAAG CTAACCAAAGGACGTGAACAGCTGGAGGAGGCCAGACGCACTTATGAGATTCTGAACACGGAACTGCACGATGAACTGCCTGCTTTGTACGATTCGAGAATACTGTTTTTGGTTACCAACTTGCAGACCCTTTTCGCCACAGAACAGGTCTTCCACAATGAAACCTCCAAG ATCTACTCGGAACTAGAGGCTATTGTCGATAAACTGGCCACAGAATCACAGCGCGGATCGAATACCCTAAGGAAACAAACTA GCAATGCCATCAAGACATCCAGTCCAGTGCAGTCGCCGGTCAACAAGCTCAACAACGccaacatcaacagcagcaactACCAGAATCAGATTACCACAAACGGTGGCGGCTCCAGTCTGGCCAACAGCC CCACATCCACCAACTCTTCGCTGCAAGAGCCGAGATTTGATTCAGTTTCTTCAACACCAGAACCGACCCCCGATTCCCCGGCAGCGCCCAGCAGTCCCACGGAAAACggtggtggtagtggtggtggtgccacCGCAAAGCCAGTGGAGCGTCCCGAGCTGACAGGTCTGAATGGGTCGAGTGGCAAggcaaccaccaccacccagaCCTCACCGACGGAGGAGTCAACCGCAAAGGCGGTAGCGGCAGTGGTGGCGGATACCGGAGCTGGGGACTTGACAGtaccacccaccaccaccccccaaGTCAATGGCAACAACAATGATCCACCTGCCCACCCGGTGGCAGGTGCAAAGGAAGGTGGCAAGCAACCAAAGGAACTGCcgaccagcaacagcaatgcCGAGGCAGCGGCCGAGGCGGCTGCCAACAATGGCAACTCGATCGAGGAGCACAAGCAGAAGAAACTAGGTAATGACACCAAAACTGAAACACTCAGAATATCAGATCCAAAAGATACAACCACCGATACAGTCACCCAGCACTTAGTTACATCTACCAATACCGATACAGATAccgatacagatacagataaaTTAGACGCAACCAagtcagatacagatactatTACCAAGACCAGTCAGAGCACAGTCACAAATACCAGTCAGAGCATTAGACCCATAGTTAATAGGCACAGCGGTAATAAGGCTAATAAGAATCCGTTCGAGGAAGACGACGATCGCATCTACGAGGTGCCCGCTG ATGCCAACACTGCTGACCTGCCGGCCGGCGTGCTCTACCGCGTCAAGGCCACCTACGGCTACGTCAAGGAGGATGTGGACGAGCTGAGCTTCGAGATCGGTGACATAATTCGGGTTATCGAGTACGACGATCCAGAGGATCAG TTCTTTGTTACCAACTTGCAGGAGGAGGGCTGGCTGATGGGTCAGAAGGAGGGCACCACCGAGAAGGGACTCTTCCCCGCCAACTTTACGCGTCCCATCTGA